A window of Komagataeibacter medellinensis NBRC 3288 contains these coding sequences:
- a CDS encoding sensor histidine kinase, producing MSAHGAGREWGNGVAALVLLVVGLIVGALGVWFVLNRHAVAERLPYYPAMRVAVDPVHGVDEDTIAVDDLPVALLVLGRNGRLLHAGARAQGEFAEGLGAMIRHPALQRAVSELQPGSVTEVRIEADVPVRRVVQGFVKAALWHGHPACVVVLLDATARDALDRARSDFVAHASHELRTPLAALIGFIETLQGPAANDGAARQKFLGIMARQASRMQRLIDRLLYLSRVQMLEHQRPQGQVLLTDLMGRLRDELQGKPAEERAALVVHAAPPGSLRGDADQILQVLVNLCENALRYGRPQSPAVPRIEIGTQWLETGGLLLSVRDNGPGIEAQHLPRLTERFYRITQPAGRNTGDQGTGLGLAIVRHIVDRHGGRLDITSVPGEGTCCTVWLPGQPLAAGEGDGSGIHTD from the coding sequence ATGTCAGCCCATGGGGCAGGTCGGGAATGGGGGAATGGTGTGGCGGCGCTTGTTCTGCTGGTGGTTGGCCTGATTGTGGGTGCCCTGGGGGTGTGGTTTGTTCTGAACCGGCATGCCGTGGCCGAGCGACTGCCCTATTATCCCGCCATGCGCGTGGCGGTGGATCCCGTGCATGGTGTGGATGAGGACACGATCGCGGTGGATGACCTGCCTGTGGCCCTGCTGGTGCTGGGGCGCAATGGTCGTCTGCTGCATGCCGGGGCCCGCGCGCAGGGTGAATTTGCCGAAGGGCTGGGCGCCATGATCCGCCATCCCGCCCTGCAGCGCGCCGTAAGCGAGTTGCAGCCCGGCAGCGTGACCGAAGTCCGGATTGAGGCGGACGTGCCGGTGCGCCGGGTGGTACAGGGTTTTGTAAAGGCGGCGTTGTGGCACGGGCATCCTGCCTGCGTGGTGGTGCTGCTTGATGCGACCGCACGTGATGCGCTGGATCGTGCGCGCAGTGATTTTGTGGCCCATGCCAGTCATGAACTGCGTACGCCGCTTGCCGCCCTGATCGGCTTTATCGAGACGTTACAGGGGCCTGCTGCAAATGATGGGGCCGCACGGCAGAAATTTCTTGGTATCATGGCGCGTCAGGCCAGTCGCATGCAGCGCTTGATTGACCGACTGCTCTACCTGTCACGGGTGCAGATGCTTGAGCACCAACGCCCGCAGGGGCAGGTGTTGTTGACCGACCTGATGGGCCGCCTGCGTGATGAGTTGCAGGGTAAACCCGCCGAGGAACGGGCGGCGCTGGTTGTCCATGCTGCCCCGCCGGGCAGCCTACGCGGCGATGCGGACCAGATCCTGCAGGTGCTGGTCAATCTGTGTGAGAACGCGCTGCGCTATGGTCGGCCGCAGTCACCGGCGGTGCCGCGTATCGAAATCGGGACGCAATGGCTGGAAACGGGCGGGCTGCTTCTGTCCGTGCGTGATAACGGGCCGGGGATCGAGGCACAGCACCTGCCGCGCCTGACCGAGCGTTTCTACCGTATAACCCAGCCCGCCGGGCGCAATACGGGCGATCAGGGCACGGGGCTGGGCCTTGCCATCGTGCGCCATATCGTGGACCGCCATGGTGGGCGGCTGGACATAACCAGTGTACCGGGGGAGGGAACGTGCTGCACCGTCTGGCTGCCTGGTCAGCCGCTTGCAGCGGGTGAGGGCGATGGCAGTGGCATTCATACGGATTGA
- a CDS encoding metallophosphoesterase family protein produces the protein MDEFRFLHAADLHLDSPLLGLTEKSGDYARLVADASRRAFNDMVSLAIESKCRFVVLAGDVFDGDLRDTQCGLFFINGMARLQAAGIRVFMILGNHDAENRFARHLHITDNVHLFATTGAETCLMEDLGVAVHGHSFARRDVRDNIARQYPPPVPGLFNIGILHTACQGREGHETYAPCTLEQLINHGYQYWALGHIHTHEILHRDPYVVYAGNLQGRHAREAGPKGASLVTVRDGKVADVEPKVLDAVRWACERVDLTNTITHEEMGTRIRSTMRDVVAQAQGRPVALRLELVGATALHADLLRDRRELKLEIEAILASVSDQIWLERLKVETSAPVRPAMLDPSTGGRIAADIRAAATPDALLAELDTIITTILERLPPLPDRKEEIRASILHDVPARARDLALSLVENPEGADNADQ, from the coding sequence ATGGACGAATTCCGCTTCCTTCATGCCGCCGACCTGCACCTTGACAGCCCGCTGCTTGGCCTTACGGAAAAATCAGGCGATTACGCCCGCCTTGTAGCCGATGCCTCCCGCCGCGCCTTCAATGACATGGTCAGCCTTGCCATTGAAAGTAAATGCCGCTTCGTGGTGCTGGCGGGCGACGTGTTTGATGGCGACCTGCGCGACACCCAATGCGGGCTGTTCTTCATCAACGGCATGGCCCGCCTGCAGGCAGCGGGCATCCGCGTCTTCATGATCCTGGGCAACCATGATGCGGAAAACCGCTTTGCAAGGCACCTGCATATTACGGACAATGTCCACCTGTTCGCCACGACAGGGGCCGAGACCTGCCTGATGGAGGATCTGGGCGTTGCCGTGCACGGCCACAGCTTTGCGCGGCGCGATGTGCGCGATAACATTGCCCGCCAGTACCCGCCACCAGTGCCGGGACTGTTCAACATCGGCATCCTCCACACTGCCTGTCAGGGGCGCGAAGGACACGAGACCTACGCACCATGCACGCTGGAACAACTGATCAACCACGGCTACCAGTACTGGGCGCTGGGCCATATCCATACGCATGAAATCCTGCATAGGGATCCGTATGTGGTCTATGCGGGCAACCTGCAGGGGCGCCACGCGCGGGAGGCCGGGCCAAAAGGGGCCTCGCTGGTCACGGTGCGTGACGGCAAGGTTGCGGACGTGGAACCCAAGGTGCTCGATGCCGTGCGCTGGGCATGCGAGAGGGTAGACCTGACGAACACCATAACCCACGAGGAAATGGGCACCCGCATCCGCAGCACGATGCGCGACGTGGTCGCGCAGGCACAGGGCCGCCCCGTGGCGCTACGCCTGGAACTGGTGGGGGCCACGGCACTGCATGCCGACCTGCTGCGCGACAGGCGTGAACTTAAACTGGAAATCGAGGCCATACTGGCCAGCGTGTCGGACCAGATATGGCTTGAGCGCCTGAAGGTTGAAACCAGCGCCCCCGTGCGCCCCGCCATGCTGGACCCGTCCACCGGTGGGCGGATCGCGGCCGACATCCGCGCCGCCGCAACCCCCGATGCCCTGCTGGCGGAACTGGACACCATCATCACCACCATACTCGAGCGCCTACCGCCGCTCCCCGACCGCAAGGAAGAAATACGCGCCAGCATCCTGCACGATGTCCCGGCCCGCGCGCGTGATCTGGCCCTCTCGCTGGTGGAAAACCCCGAAGGGGCCGACAATGCGGATCAGTGA
- a CDS encoding TonB-dependent receptor — protein MTDKTPHPVIRPRLRPFSLLTASMALACATGGAQAATDPAANTPKTSDTAKTASAPDKAPTMQDLYNHTSDTSHDLTHVTASPMNVLHEPIGLSRMPQDAMHTPQNVNVVPQILMQQQNVKSLDEALKNVPGITASVGEGEGGMAGDQFLIRGFAAQNDIYENGLRDFGVYTRDSFYYDHVSVIKGPSSEVFGNGTTGGAINIVTKTPHLGNSYQASFSGGSGSYYRGTMDVNYQLNSSTAFRLTAMGNENNVVGRDALYSHRWGIAPSIAFGLGKKVSFVLEYFHQNDNRIPDYGVPVVYSSANAIGRPVTEYGVKRTNWYGTSYDQDDSSTDMITGRLTAKVSPILTLYNDMRGGIFHRYFSASQEACSNFSSGAVLKNNTFGGVSPSSTCQSDFFSSNPAAAQVARNGGVGGPEPYRQSDWSIQDVFSGVAHLKTGHIRHEIIGGFDMEYVTDHRQNYAYGSNRPGTSLLDPSPAVPGLLLGDCAQYPNRLVNIGNGVGRKCYKDSDALDVGFFLSDQVWLTDYLSVKAGFRWDNWNSHYSATGGSTATPDVHYGQNETTINPSVSIMYTPRSNLMVYFNWSESTTPLSLYVTNSSEPMTAKSATASPERSRLYEVGAKYSAFHDRIGFTAALFRLEKNNAVQTDPSTGDVSATSDQERNQGLELSVSGTLLRNWMFYGTYALYDPTITKTGSPTSKLGGQIQYVPHNQATAWTSYEIAPRKPWNMAIGGGITWRQGVWLDQANTARVPATVEFDAMVSHHFDNHWKVAMNAYNLDNRLNYGSLFSNRVTPSIGRSFLFNISAQY, from the coding sequence ATGACAGACAAGACCCCCCATCCCGTTATCCGCCCCAGACTGCGGCCTTTCTCTCTGCTTACAGCCAGTATGGCCCTTGCCTGTGCCACAGGCGGTGCGCAGGCCGCCACCGACCCGGCAGCCAACACTCCCAAGACCAGTGACACGGCCAAAACAGCCAGCGCACCGGACAAGGCCCCCACCATGCAGGATCTGTATAACCACACATCCGATACCTCGCATGACCTGACCCACGTCACGGCCTCACCGATGAACGTGCTGCATGAACCCATCGGCCTGAGCCGCATGCCGCAAGATGCCATGCACACGCCACAGAACGTAAACGTGGTGCCGCAGATCCTGATGCAACAGCAGAATGTCAAATCCCTTGATGAGGCACTGAAGAACGTACCCGGCATTACCGCCTCGGTTGGCGAGGGTGAAGGCGGCATGGCAGGTGATCAGTTCCTGATCCGCGGCTTTGCCGCCCAGAACGATATTTATGAAAATGGCCTGCGTGATTTTGGCGTCTACACACGCGACAGCTTCTATTACGACCATGTCTCGGTCATCAAAGGGCCTTCATCGGAAGTATTCGGCAACGGCACCACGGGTGGCGCGATCAACATCGTGACCAAGACCCCACATCTGGGCAACAGCTACCAGGCCAGTTTTTCGGGCGGCAGTGGGTCCTATTACCGGGGCACGATGGATGTGAACTACCAGTTGAACAGTTCCACCGCCTTCCGTCTGACCGCCATGGGCAACGAGAACAACGTGGTGGGACGTGATGCGCTTTATTCCCATCGCTGGGGGATCGCGCCCTCCATCGCCTTTGGGCTGGGCAAAAAAGTATCGTTCGTGCTGGAATATTTCCACCAGAACGACAACCGCATTCCCGATTACGGCGTGCCGGTGGTCTATTCATCCGCCAACGCCATTGGCCGCCCGGTTACCGAATACGGCGTCAAGCGCACCAACTGGTACGGCACCAGCTATGATCAGGATGATTCCAGCACGGACATGATCACTGGTCGGCTTACAGCCAAGGTCAGCCCGATCCTGACACTATATAACGACATGCGCGGCGGTATTTTTCACCGCTATTTCTCCGCATCGCAGGAAGCGTGCTCAAACTTCAGCAGCGGCGCGGTCCTGAAAAACAACACGTTCGGTGGCGTCTCCCCCTCCTCCACCTGCCAGTCCGATTTCTTCTCATCCAACCCTGCCGCGGCACAGGTGGCGCGTAATGGCGGCGTGGGTGGGCCGGAGCCCTACCGGCAGAGCGACTGGTCGATCCAGGATGTGTTCTCCGGCGTGGCGCACCTTAAAACGGGACATATCCGCCACGAGATCATCGGCGGGTTTGACATGGAATACGTGACTGATCACCGCCAGAACTATGCCTATGGCTCTAACCGCCCCGGCACCAGCCTGCTTGACCCCTCGCCTGCCGTACCCGGCCTGCTGCTGGGAGACTGCGCGCAGTACCCCAACCGCCTGGTCAATATCGGTAACGGTGTGGGCCGCAAATGCTACAAGGACAGCGATGCGTTGGACGTTGGCTTCTTCCTGTCAGACCAAGTGTGGCTGACGGATTACCTGTCGGTCAAGGCAGGCTTCCGGTGGGACAACTGGAACAGCCATTACAGCGCCACCGGCGGCAGCACCGCCACACCGGACGTGCATTACGGGCAGAACGAGACCACCATCAACCCCTCCGTCAGCATCATGTACACCCCGCGCAGCAACCTGATGGTTTATTTCAACTGGTCGGAATCCACTACGCCGCTCAGCCTGTATGTCACCAACAGTTCAGAACCCATGACGGCCAAAAGCGCAACGGCATCACCCGAGCGCAGCAGGCTGTATGAGGTCGGTGCCAAATACAGCGCCTTCCACGACCGGATCGGCTTTACCGCCGCCCTGTTCCGGCTGGAAAAAAATAATGCTGTCCAGACCGACCCCTCCACCGGCGACGTGAGTGCGACCAGCGATCAGGAGCGCAACCAGGGGCTTGAACTCAGCGTATCGGGCACATTGCTGCGCAACTGGATGTTCTATGGCACCTATGCGCTGTATGACCCGACCATAACCAAGACCGGTTCCCCCACATCAAAGCTGGGCGGCCAGATCCAGTACGTGCCCCACAACCAGGCCACGGCATGGACCAGCTATGAAATCGCCCCGCGCAAGCCGTGGAACATGGCCATAGGCGGCGGCATTACGTGGCGGCAGGGCGTATGGCTGGACCAGGCCAACACAGCGCGCGTGCCCGCCACGGTCGAGTTCGATGCCATGGTTTCGCACCATTTCGACAACCACTGGAAAGTGGCCATGAACGCCTATAACCTTGATAACCGGCTGAACTACGGCAGCCTGTTCTCCAACCGCGTCACACCGTCCATCGGGCGGTCGTTCCTGTTCAATATTTCGGCACAGTACTGA
- a CDS encoding Fe2+-dependent dioxygenase — translation MLLHIPALLNVDELAYCRETLKNAQWTDGRETAGVQSAKAKNNLQLGRDTPACRELGEIVLRALGRNTLFNSAVLPYRVSPPLFNRYENGMQFGAHVDNAIRGILAGGIHTRIRTDVSSTLFFSDPDEYEGGELTMHANGNEQAIRLPAGDMVLYPTTVLHSVTPVTRGSRLAAFFWSQSMIAEESRRQIMFDLDMQVTSLRERLGDGDPAVLSLTNIYHNMMRQWCIL, via the coding sequence ATGCTGCTGCACATCCCTGCCCTGCTGAATGTCGATGAACTGGCCTATTGCCGTGAAACGCTGAAAAACGCGCAATGGACCGATGGCCGCGAGACGGCGGGCGTGCAGTCGGCCAAGGCCAAGAATAACCTCCAGCTTGGGCGTGACACCCCGGCCTGCCGCGAACTGGGCGAGATCGTGCTGCGCGCACTGGGTCGCAATACCCTGTTCAACAGCGCGGTGCTGCCCTACCGGGTCAGCCCCCCGCTGTTCAACCGCTACGAGAACGGCATGCAGTTCGGCGCGCATGTGGATAATGCCATAAGGGGCATTCTGGCAGGTGGCATCCACACGCGCATCCGCACCGATGTGTCCTCCACCCTGTTCTTTTCCGACCCCGATGAATACGAGGGCGGGGAGTTGACCATGCACGCCAATGGCAATGAGCAGGCGATCAGGCTACCGGCGGGTGACATGGTCCTCTACCCCACTACCGTGCTGCACAGTGTAACACCCGTGACCCGCGGTAGCAGGCTTGCTGCATTTTTCTGGTCACAGTCCATGATTGCGGAGGAGAGCCGCAGGCAGATCATGTTCGATCTGGACATGCAGGTGACCAGCCTGCGCGAACGTCTGGGGGATGGCGACCCGGCCGTGCTGTCGCTGACCAACATCTATCACAACATGATGCGCCAGTGGTGCATCCTGTAA
- a CDS encoding LysR family transcriptional regulator → MFLRQLTYLIALDHYRHFSRAAESCGVSQPALSAAIRQLESELGITIIRRTRRFNGLTDEGRRVLDWARQTLAALDGLRQEAAFAQQVAGGTLSIGVMPPSLQAMPLLMESFRTAIPGLHLQVRLGSSTDTIHGLRQQQLDLGLVYLDQIPPDGPFETRSLYTEQHVLVAAEPLELPAGRQDWSCLADLPLCLLSPEMRTRQIVDAAFGQAGVTPTIMLETNSLEILYGEVLGGRLASILPVAALPTHTGRNRLQIRPLGACAVPEVGLVRLAPTQPTTLATRVWEIAATLEMRDVFAIG, encoded by the coding sequence GTGTTCCTGAGACAGTTGACATATCTTATAGCGCTTGATCACTACCGGCATTTTTCACGCGCGGCGGAAAGCTGCGGTGTGTCGCAACCCGCGCTTTCGGCGGCGATCCGCCAGCTTGAATCCGAACTGGGCATTACCATCATCCGCCGTACGCGCCGATTCAACGGCCTGACGGATGAGGGCAGGCGGGTGCTTGACTGGGCACGCCAGACTCTGGCGGCGCTGGATGGCCTGCGGCAGGAAGCGGCCTTTGCCCAGCAGGTGGCCGGCGGCACGCTGTCCATTGGCGTCATGCCACCGAGCCTGCAGGCCATGCCCCTGCTGATGGAAAGTTTTCGTACCGCCATACCCGGCCTGCACCTTCAGGTCAGGTTGGGGTCAAGCACGGATACCATCCATGGCCTGCGCCAGCAGCAGTTGGATCTGGGGCTGGTCTATCTTGACCAGATTCCGCCCGATGGGCCTTTTGAAACCCGGTCCCTCTATACCGAACAGCATGTGCTGGTGGCGGCGGAACCACTTGAGCTTCCGGCCGGGCGGCAGGACTGGTCCTGCCTTGCGGACCTGCCGCTATGCCTGCTCAGCCCCGAAATGCGCACACGGCAGATCGTGGATGCGGCCTTTGGACAGGCAGGCGTAACCCCAACGATCATGCTGGAGACGAATTCGCTCGAAATCCTGTATGGTGAAGTGCTGGGTGGCCGTCTGGCCAGTATCCTGCCAGTTGCAGCGCTTCCCACCCATACCGGTCGGAATCGCTTGCAGATACGCCCGCTTGGTGCCTGTGCCGTGCCCGAAGTAGGGCTGGTGCGACTGGCCCCGACCCAGCCTACGACGCTGGCAACCCGGGTGTGGGAAATCGCGGCCACGCTGGAGATGCGTGATGTCTTTGCAATTGGCTGA
- a CDS encoding NAD-dependent succinate-semialdehyde dehydrogenase, which produces MALKLANSSLFRQNALIDGTWRPAADGARRGVHNPATGALVAQVAECGAQDVTHAIAAAVTAQAEWRNRTGAQRQVILTRWHDLVMDSLDDLTTLIVTEQGKPRAEAAGEIRYAASFLQWFAAEAMRAYGDIIPPTNPATRLSVIRQPVGVCAAITPWNFPAAMITRKAGPALAAGCAMIVKPSEQTPLTALALAELAQQAGVPAGLLQVLPGDGVILGKALCASPEIRKLSFTGSTQVGRILMAQSAPTLKRLSLELGGNAPLIVFDDAHIKQAIKSAIAAKYRNAGQTCVCANRILVQDGIYDDFATRFARVVAKLRVGPGSDPDSVIGPLISTGALEKVEEHVHDAVAHGATVMCGGARATAGDLFYQPTVLRDATPAMRIAREETFGPVAPLFRFHTEAEAIAMANDTQYGLAAYFFTRDHARAHRVAEALEYGMVGHNTGLISNEVAPFGGIKQSGMGREGSRYGMDEYMEMKYICTDITDPAA; this is translated from the coding sequence ATGGCCCTGAAGCTCGCCAATTCATCCCTTTTCCGCCAGAACGCGCTGATTGACGGTACGTGGCGCCCGGCAGCGGATGGCGCGCGACGCGGCGTACACAACCCGGCCACCGGCGCGCTGGTGGCACAGGTGGCCGAATGCGGCGCACAGGACGTAACGCACGCCATTGCCGCCGCCGTAACCGCTCAGGCCGAATGGCGCAACCGCACCGGCGCCCAGCGACAGGTGATCCTGACACGCTGGCACGATCTGGTCATGGACAGCCTGGATGACCTGACCACCCTGATCGTGACCGAACAGGGCAAGCCCCGTGCGGAAGCAGCGGGCGAGATACGCTACGCCGCAAGCTTCCTGCAATGGTTCGCAGCCGAGGCCATGCGCGCCTATGGCGATATCATTCCCCCCACCAACCCGGCCACGCGGCTCAGCGTCATCCGCCAGCCTGTGGGCGTATGTGCCGCGATTACGCCGTGGAACTTCCCCGCCGCCATGATCACGCGCAAGGCTGGCCCCGCGCTGGCGGCGGGCTGCGCCATGATCGTCAAGCCATCGGAACAGACACCGCTGACCGCGCTCGCCCTGGCTGAACTGGCCCAGCAGGCCGGCGTGCCGGCAGGGTTGCTGCAGGTCCTGCCCGGCGATGGCGTAATACTGGGCAAGGCCCTGTGCGCCAGCCCTGAAATCCGCAAGCTGTCGTTTACCGGCTCCACGCAGGTCGGGCGCATCCTCATGGCGCAGTCGGCACCCACGCTCAAGCGCCTGTCACTGGAACTGGGCGGCAATGCCCCCCTGATCGTGTTTGACGACGCCCATATCAAACAGGCGATCAAAAGCGCCATTGCCGCAAAATACCGCAATGCCGGACAGACCTGTGTCTGCGCCAACCGCATTCTGGTGCAGGATGGCATTTATGACGACTTCGCCACCCGCTTCGCCCGCGTGGTGGCAAAACTGCGCGTGGGACCAGGCAGCGACCCTGATTCCGTCATCGGGCCACTGATCAGCACAGGGGCGCTGGAAAAGGTGGAAGAGCATGTCCATGACGCGGTGGCCCATGGCGCGACCGTCATGTGCGGCGGCGCGCGCGCCACGGCGGGCGACCTGTTCTACCAGCCCACCGTACTACGCGACGCCACTCCCGCCATGCGCATCGCGCGCGAGGAAACCTTCGGCCCCGTGGCCCCGCTATTCCGCTTCCATACCGAGGCCGAAGCCATAGCCATGGCCAATGATACGCAATACGGCCTAGCCGCCTATTTCTTCACCCGCGACCATGCTCGCGCCCACCGCGTGGCCGAAGCGCTGGAATATGGCATGGTCGGGCACAATACCGGCCTGATCTCCAACGAGGTCGCCCCCTTTGGCGGCATCAAACAGTCCGGCATGGGGCGCGAGGGATCGCGCTACGGCATGGATGAATACATGGAAATGAAATACATCTGCACCGACATCACCGATCCCGCAGCCTGA
- a CDS encoding cold-shock protein, with protein sequence MAAGTVKWFNAQKGFGFIQPDDGSADAFVHISAVEQAGQQTLNEGQAVTYDLERGRNGKSSAVNLKIG encoded by the coding sequence ATGGCCGCAGGAACAGTTAAATGGTTCAATGCCCAGAAGGGCTTTGGATTTATCCAGCCTGATGATGGAAGCGCTGACGCTTTCGTTCACATCTCCGCAGTCGAGCAGGCTGGCCAGCAGACCCTGAACGAAGGCCAGGCCGTGACGTATGACCTCGAAAGAGGTCGTAACGGCAAGTCTTCTGCAGTCAATCTGAAGATTGGCTGA
- a CDS encoding carbohydrate porin — protein MTKQIRHARNGRARHPFFRTRTWLLAMGTATTALPAAHAQVAPAGGVPSLVSVNAVPAVPATSAPQASQIRLNMIDAERLGPTPQAIRRPPNTPIPPSGVPLYPSAGLATISVAPVSSPGDSKAFHKIELDALTHHEGPSGFLPAWVDAQHDSDLEDPYYVPTAGSGHLVPQLSPLRNRLRDHGVSFAFTYKGEAMGVINGGVKRGMSYVHELTAQVNFDLEKMAGIKGWSVHTLVMERAGRAVSHDRVGEYYVNLQEVYGLSGNVVAHLVDFYAEKKLLDNRLDVTFGRMALTHVFATSPLLCSFMVTCSAPVALKLDPGFSVYPKATWGSRIRMRPTRDTAIQLGAYSVNALSDNPSGWAWGSEKATGLMLPVEFTWQPFLTRNRLPGHYVLGYAHDTTRYPDQVGIGLPAALRTAAGHQRSAPMDMFWFEGDQMVYRRGGRNQMAGGYLMAGYIHNTPHVTSISDQAYGGLSFAGVIPSRVTDRLGIMYSWYHVSHRKEEGQILRYEAGYSLGTSVRAPQTNSHIIEAYYAIDAVPGILVQPEFEYMIRPGETKHIPNAALVGLKVIANL, from the coding sequence ATGACAAAACAGATCCGGCATGCCCGCAACGGGCGTGCACGCCATCCGTTTTTCCGTACCCGTACATGGCTGCTAGCCATGGGCACGGCCACCACGGCGCTGCCCGCAGCGCATGCGCAGGTCGCCCCAGCGGGGGGCGTGCCCTCGCTTGTTTCCGTCAATGCGGTACCGGCCGTTCCCGCAACATCTGCCCCACAGGCCAGCCAGATCAGGCTCAACATGATTGATGCCGAACGCCTTGGCCCCACGCCCCAGGCCATTCGCCGGCCGCCCAACACGCCCATCCCGCCAAGCGGGGTGCCGCTGTACCCTTCGGCCGGGCTTGCAACCATCAGCGTGGCCCCCGTCAGCAGCCCCGGTGACTCCAAGGCCTTCCACAAGATAGAACTTGATGCCCTGACACACCACGAGGGTCCATCGGGCTTCCTGCCCGCCTGGGTGGATGCACAGCATGATTCCGACCTGGAAGACCCATATTATGTGCCCACAGCAGGCAGCGGACACCTGGTGCCGCAACTCAGCCCGCTACGGAACAGGCTGCGCGACCATGGCGTGAGCTTTGCCTTCACCTACAAGGGTGAGGCCATGGGCGTGATCAATGGCGGGGTGAAGCGTGGCATGAGCTATGTGCACGAACTGACCGCGCAGGTGAACTTCGACCTGGAAAAGATGGCTGGCATAAAAGGCTGGTCCGTTCACACACTGGTGATGGAACGCGCGGGTCGCGCCGTAAGCCACGACCGGGTGGGGGAATATTACGTCAATTTACAGGAAGTCTATGGCCTGTCGGGCAACGTGGTGGCCCATCTGGTTGATTTCTATGCCGAGAAGAAACTGCTCGACAACCGGCTGGATGTAACCTTTGGCCGCATGGCACTGACGCATGTGTTCGCAACGTCGCCACTGCTGTGCTCGTTCATGGTTACATGCTCAGCCCCCGTCGCGCTCAAGCTCGATCCTGGCTTTAGCGTGTATCCCAAAGCCACATGGGGCAGCCGCATCCGCATGCGCCCCACGCGTGACACCGCCATCCAGCTTGGTGCTTACTCGGTCAACGCTTTGTCCGACAACCCCAGCGGGTGGGCATGGGGGTCAGAAAAGGCCACCGGACTGATGCTGCCCGTCGAATTTACATGGCAGCCGTTCCTGACCCGCAACCGCCTGCCGGGGCATTACGTGCTGGGCTACGCGCATGACACCACGCGCTACCCCGACCAGGTCGGGATCGGTCTGCCCGCGGCCCTGCGCACCGCGGCAGGTCATCAGCGTTCAGCGCCTATGGACATGTTCTGGTTTGAAGGCGATCAGATGGTCTACCGTCGTGGCGGGCGCAACCAGATGGCGGGTGGTTACCTGATGGCGGGCTATATCCATAACACGCCCCATGTTACCTCAATTTCGGATCAGGCCTATGGCGGCCTGTCCTTTGCGGGTGTCATCCCGTCGCGCGTGACGGACAGGCTGGGCATCATGTATTCGTGGTACCATGTCAGCCACCGCAAGGAGGAAGGGCAGATCCTGCGTTATGAAGCCGGTTATTCACTCGGCACCTCGGTGCGCGCGCCGCAGACAAATTCCCATATCATCGAAGCCTATTACGCGATCGATGCGGTGCCCGGCATTCTGGTGCAACCCGAATTCGAATACATGATCCGTCCGGGCGAAACCAAGCACATCCCCAATGCGGCGCTGGTGGGGCTGAAGGTCATTGCGAACCTCTAA